In Leptolyngbya sp. NIES-2104, the genomic window AACTGAGGCAGGTCATCTGCTTTTAAGTTATGGCGAGAAAATCCTCACCTTGTGTCAGGAAACAGTTCGTGCGATCGAGGATCTCCAAAATCTCCAAGGTGGCACCCTGATTATAGGAGCAAGTCAAACGACGGGAACGTATTTATTGCCCCGGATGATTGGCATGTTTCGCCAGCAGTATCCTGATGTGGCAGTTCAGCTACACGTCCATTCCACCCGGAGAACGTCGTGGAGCGTGGCGAACGGTCAGATCGATTTGGCGATTATTGGTGGCGAAATCTCTCCAGAGCTTCAGGATTCTCTTGAAATTATTCCCTACGCTGAGGATGAACTCGCTCTGATTCTGCCGCCGTCCCACGCACTGGCACGACTAGAAACGATTCAGAAAGATGATTTGTATCGATTGCAGTTCATCGCGCTCGATTCCCAGTCAACGATTCGGAAAGTGATCGATCAAGTACTCGGACGCTGTGGCATCGAAACTCGTCGGCTCAAGATTGAAATGGAACTGAACTCGATCGAAGCGATTAAAAACGCGGTTCAGTCCGGGTTGGGGGCTTCGTTTGTGTCGGTTTCTGCGATCGAGAAAGAATTACAGATGGGAATGCTGCACCGCGCTCGAATCGATGATGTCGTTGTGAAGCGCAATCTATCGGTGATTATTAATCCAACGCGATATCGATCGAAGGCGGCGGATGCGTTTTGTCGCGAGATCTTGCCGAAGTTTACGAATTTACCGCTGAAGTTTGAGCGACCGACTCCGGCTTATCCAGAACCTCAGAGCCTTAAAGCGATGCTGCAAGCGGCGAGTAATCGGGCAATTTCGGAATTGGAATAAATGCGCGATCGGGTTTCGGGAATTGCAAAAGGATTCGTAGGTGTTTGACAGATCCTTTCGCTTCGTTGCCCACCCGCCCCGGAATGGAATTCGGGGCTAACAGAACGAAGTCCACTGAAGGGGACTAAGAGCCAAGATCAGCATCTTCAGTCCTTTTCAAAGGATCTTCGCACCGTTAGACCCGAATTCTATTCTGGGGCGGACGTGAACGGAGCGAAGGCTTTTAAAGCGCTCCAAATTTATTGCGTTAGAAGTGGCTCATACCCTTTCTATCTCCTAAATCTGAGAACTATTAACGACGTGACATCGACATTACAACTTGCAGCACGTACCAGAAGAGTAATGCAACGGAAGCAAACAGCTCTAAGGACGCGGCGACGTGTTGATGAGTCGCGTAGTGGTGCATGACTTTTGAAGTGTCATACAAAATAGCGATCGACGCAAAAGCGACCATCACCACCGAGAAGATCAAACCGAGCGTAAAGCCGAAAATCACGCTACAAAGAATCAGACCGAGCGCGATAAATCCGCCGATCGTCAAGATGCCACCCAGAAACGAGAAATCTTTTTTCGTGGTAAATGCAACCGCTGTCAGTCCCGCAAACAGCAGTAAAGTCAAAATCCCAGCCGTCGGAATCACTGACGGGTCAGAGAAGACCGCTGCAATGTAAAGCAGTGGAGCAAAAATTAGTGCTTGTGCGACGACGTAGATTGCTAACCCAGTGTATTGAGTCTGAACCGAGTCCGCTTTGGCAGCTAGCGATCGAGCTAACCAGCCCAAAAGCGTAAACCCTCCAAGAATCGCCAGCCAGGTAAATCGACTGGATGCAACAAACCCAGTAATAGCTTCTGCAATTCCTGTGTAGAAGAGCAGAAATTCAATCACAATGAACGCGCCAACGGCTCCAGCCAAATGCAGATAAGTCTTTTGGATGAACTGGGCGCGTTCTGTCGGTCGAGATTGAGCAACAGTAAGCATAATCGTTTCCTAAATTGAACTTGAGCGATTAATCTCTCTTAGCGTAGCGAACTCTAATCAAAATCCGATGAGTACAAATGCGATTTCTATCAAATTGGGGACGCTTCATGAGCTTTGATCGATAAAGTTAAGAAATGAACACTTATGAATGTTTGAGTGCGATTGTCATCGAAATGTCACTGCATTTTCATATTCAAAAATTAGAGTGTATTTCTATTGATCTGTGTCATACAAATTTTGCTCAAAACCATCATGATTTCTGACAGCTTAAATTCGCGAAAGCGTTATGAGAAGCAACTTTCAGAGCGATGAAACATTTAGTAAATTGCAGAGTCAGAGATCCTCACTCTTTTGATTAAAAATGGTACGGTTATCACCCAAGAGAACCGCTATTCACTGCCTCGCAAACCCGTCATCATAGAAGAGTGATTAAGCCGTTTTCTTGTATTGTTTTGGATGATTCCATCATGTCTCGCCTTCTGTGCCACCCCAATCCACCCTTTCAGAGATTTAGCCAGAAAGTTCCGCGAGACTCTTTACTTTTGTTTGAGTCCGTCCTATTATTAAATTAAAGTCGATGTGACTTCGAGATAGGAACCCAACACATCCCTTGATCGTCAGGTTTATTATTCAGACCTTCACCTTACCCCCTTCAGTTCAGGTTGACCCTAATCCAGCGGGCATCGCTTTTCCAGAGATTGGTTCAAGTGCCCCTAAGTTTTCCGCTCTGAATCGATCGATTTTCGCCGCCCCCAATCGTTTTCATTTCACGGAGTTGACTGCACATGGCTACTGCCAACACCAAATCTAAATCCGCTCCCGCTTACAGCGCCGACATGGTGCGTACCTACCTGCATGAGATTGGTCGTGTGCCGATGCTGACCCACGAGCAGGAGATTCTTTACGGTAAGCAAGTCCAGCAGATGATGACGCTGGAAGAGAAGAAGCAGAAGCTTGCTAAGAAGCTCGGTCATGAGCCGACGCAGCAGGAGTTTTCTGAGCACGTTCATCTTAGTGATTCTGAGCTAAGTGGCATCTATCAGCGTGGTCGTCGCGCGAAGCAGAAGATGATCGAAGCGAATCTTCGCTTGGTTGTGTCGATCGCGAAGAAGTACCAGAAGCGCAATCTTGAGTTTTTGGATCTGATTCAAGAAGGCTCATTAGGCTTAGAACGTGGCGTTGAGAAGTTTGACCCGACTCGTGGGTATAAGTTCTCGACCTATGCTTACTGGTGGATTCGTCAGGCGATTACAAGAGCGATCGCTCAACAAGCCCGGACGATTCGCTTACCGATTCACATTACTGAGAAGCTCAATAAGATCAAGCGCGTTCAGCGTGAGTTGGCTCAAAAGCTCGGTCGGGCTGCGACTGCGGCTGAGATTGGTGCCGAGTTAGAGCTTGAGCCGGATCAGATTCGTGAGTTTCTCATGATGTCTCGTCAGCCTGTATCGCTCGATCTGCGGGTCGGAGATAATCAGGACACCGAGCTTCAGGAGTTGCTTGAAGATGATGGTCCTTCGCCGGATATGACCTTGACTCAGGATTTATTGCGGCAGGATCTCGAAACGTTGATGACTGATCTGACTCCGCAGCAGCGGGAAGTCTTGAGCTTGCGATATGGCTTGCGAGATGGGTATGAGTTGTCGCTGGCGAAAGTGGGCGATCGCTTAAATCTGAGCCGTGAGCGTGTTCGTCAGCTTGAGCGCCAAGCGTTGGATCATCTGCGTCGTCGCAAGGCGAATGTGCGCGAGTACATTGCCAGCTAGGTTTCGTTTCTCACATCAGTGTTAGGGACATCGATCGATGTCCCTTTTTTTGTGGGTTTGAAAGGTTCTTTTGCTTCGTTGCTGACTCGCCCCGGAATGGAATTCGGGGCTGACGGTGCGAAGTCCGCGCTCCGGGGACTGAAGATCAGTGATTGCAGAGTTTCTATCGTCTACCTTGCACGTTGCCTTCTGTGTATTCTTTGGTGTAAGTCATCACGCACATTTGACCGTAAACGGAATGACCACCACAGGCTGATCCGGTCAGGCGATAGTCAGGGTTTAACAAGGCTTTTCGGTGTCCTCGGTTTTTTACGCCATCATCAATGACTAATTGCATGACGTGCCATCTAGCAGTTGCGATCGGACTAAAGCTAATGTTTTCACCTGCGACCCCTTGCCAAGTTCCATATCGATTCATGCGCTGAAATGGATTACTGCCATCG contains:
- a CDS encoding LysR family transcriptional regulator — translated: MSDLPFTLDQLRILKAIASEGSFKRAADSLYVSQPAVSLQVQNLERQLDVPLFDRGGRRAQLTEAGHLLLSYGEKILTLCQETVRAIEDLQNLQGGTLIIGASQTTGTYLLPRMIGMFRQQYPDVAVQLHVHSTRRTSWSVANGQIDLAIIGGEISPELQDSLEIIPYAEDELALILPPSHALARLETIQKDDLYRLQFIALDSQSTIRKVIDQVLGRCGIETRRLKIEMELNSIEAIKNAVQSGLGASFVSVSAIEKELQMGMLHRARIDDVVVKRNLSVIINPTRYRSKAADAFCREILPKFTNLPLKFERPTPAYPEPQSLKAMLQAASNRAISELE
- a CDS encoding Bax inhibitor-1 family protein, whose amino-acid sequence is MLTVAQSRPTERAQFIQKTYLHLAGAVGAFIVIEFLLFYTGIAEAITGFVASSRFTWLAILGGFTLLGWLARSLAAKADSVQTQYTGLAIYVVAQALIFAPLLYIAAVFSDPSVIPTAGILTLLLFAGLTAVAFTTKKDFSFLGGILTIGGFIALGLILCSVIFGFTLGLIFSVVMVAFASIAILYDTSKVMHHYATHQHVAASLELFASVALLFWYVLQVVMSMSRR
- a CDS encoding RNA polymerase sigma factor, RpoD/SigA family, whose protein sequence is MATANTKSKSAPAYSADMVRTYLHEIGRVPMLTHEQEILYGKQVQQMMTLEEKKQKLAKKLGHEPTQQEFSEHVHLSDSELSGIYQRGRRAKQKMIEANLRLVVSIAKKYQKRNLEFLDLIQEGSLGLERGVEKFDPTRGYKFSTYAYWWIRQAITRAIAQQARTIRLPIHITEKLNKIKRVQRELAQKLGRAATAAEIGAELELEPDQIREFLMMSRQPVSLDLRVGDNQDTELQELLEDDGPSPDMTLTQDLLRQDLETLMTDLTPQQREVLSLRYGLRDGYELSLAKVGDRLNLSRERVRQLERQALDHLRRRKANVREYIAS